In Serratia sp. FDAARGOS_506, a genomic segment contains:
- a CDS encoding VOC family protein, which translates to MSRIPVTQYDPPFAITRASHLVLTSQDLAASERFYTQVAGMVLTHKDDCRLYLRGLEEACHHSLVITYSKAEPHCERIGLRVFQERDLVAAKLFLDLQGLENNWAEVPFQGRTLHFTDPVGTPIELCASMPVVPRLHHQVHLYRGGSAQRLDHFQLHTPYVQRAAEFYMTQLGFRASDIYFNEQGLGAAFLQRKGNTQDLVYLHGPGPRLHHFGYTIPDSQEILRACDTAGNLGFGDAVERGPGRHGMGHVLFVYLRDPDGHRIELHNTPYQMIDIELETNLLEADQRQQLLPWGLPPQRKWVTEASTFAGVAIEHPSGAGYPLVLEEYLSRI; encoded by the coding sequence ATGAGTCGAATACCGGTTACCCAGTACGATCCGCCATTCGCCATCACGCGCGCTAGCCATCTGGTGCTGACTTCGCAAGATCTGGCCGCCAGCGAGCGGTTTTATACCCAGGTGGCGGGCATGGTATTGACGCACAAAGACGACTGTCGCCTGTACCTGCGAGGGTTAGAAGAAGCCTGCCATCACAGCCTGGTGATCACCTACAGCAAAGCGGAGCCGCACTGCGAGCGCATCGGCCTTCGGGTGTTTCAGGAGCGAGACCTGGTGGCGGCCAAGCTTTTTTTGGATCTGCAAGGTCTTGAAAATAACTGGGCGGAGGTGCCTTTTCAGGGCCGCACCCTGCATTTCACCGATCCGGTTGGCACGCCGATCGAACTGTGCGCCAGTATGCCGGTGGTGCCACGCCTGCATCATCAGGTGCATTTGTACCGCGGCGGCAGCGCTCAGCGGCTGGACCATTTCCAGCTGCATACGCCCTATGTGCAGCGGGCGGCTGAATTCTACATGACCCAGTTGGGGTTTCGCGCTTCGGACATCTATTTTAATGAACAGGGGCTGGGTGCCGCCTTCTTACAACGTAAGGGAAATACGCAGGATTTGGTGTATCTACATGGGCCGGGGCCGCGCCTGCACCATTTCGGCTATACCATTCCCGATTCGCAGGAGATCCTGCGCGCCTGTGATACTGCCGGCAACCTGGGGTTCGGCGACGCGGTGGAACGCGGGCCGGGGCGGCACGGCATGGGGCACGTACTGTTCGTCTATCTGCGCGATCCCGATGGACATCGTATTGAGTTGCACAACACGCCGTATCAAATGATCGATATTGAGCTGGAGACCAACCTGCTTGAGGCAGATCAACGCCAGCAACTGCTGCCTTGGGGGCTGCCGCCGCAGCGCAAGTGGGTGACGGAAGCCAGCACCTTCGCCGGCGTGGCGATCGAGCATCCCTCAGGCGCTGGCTATCCGCTGGTGTTGGAAGAGTATCTGTCGCGTATTTAG